The DNA window AACATCGCCGCGCTCACGTACCAGCTGGCCGCCGCCGCGCGCCAGGCGGGCGAGAGCGGGCAGCCGGAGCTGGAGGCGACGCTCCGCGAGCTGCGCGAGCAGACCGGCGAGCTGCTGGAGGAGGTGCGCCTGCTGTCGCACGCCATCCATCCGCGTGTCCTCGACGACCTCGGGCTCGTGCCGGCGCTGGAGTGGCTGGCGCGGCGGACGCGCGAGCACACCGCGCTCGAGGTGCAGGTCGACGCCGACCTTCCCGGCGATCCGGCCGACATGAGCGACGCGACGGCGGCGGCGCTCTACCGCGTCGCGCAGGAGTCGCTGCGCAACGTCGAGCGCCACGCCCGTGCGCACGTCGCGCGGGTGACGTTGCGCGCGGAGGCCGACGACGTGATCCTCGAGGTGGTCGACGACGGCCGCGGCTTCGACGTCGCGGAGGCCGAGGCGCGCCGCCCGGGCATGGGGCTGTTCTCGATGCGCGAGCGGCTGGGCCTCGTCGGCGGCTCCTTCGAGATCTCCACCGCGGCGGGCCGCGGCACGCGGGTGCGCGCCCGCGCGCCGCGCGACTCGTTCGCTCCACGACACACCGTGCCGTTCAGCCCTCCCGCTTCGGAGCTGCGATGATCGAGGACGTGATCCGCGTGATCCTGGCCGACGACCACGCGGTCGTCCGCGCCGGACTCAAGGCCGTGCTGGGCTCCGCGAAGGACATCCAGGTCGTCGGCGAGGCCTCCAACGGGCGCGACGCGCTCGCGATGATCGAGCGCCTCGACCCCGACGTCGTGCTCATGGACCTCACGATGCCCGAGATGGAC is part of the Roseisolibacter agri genome and encodes:
- a CDS encoding sensor histidine kinase; this encodes MADVVPTAPHALTRAPRESLAGRRGADARSPWMRRLLGVPLTAKLAGANLFVLLLAVAGLVLAAGRPDHLDVWIVGGALALGLIVNSLLVRYALRPVWELERVASRVWAGDFGARVPGSAVADREMTRVGRTFNLLLDSLATDRERMRTLAMQAVRAQDDERSRIARELHDSTAQNIAALTYQLAAAARQAGESGQPELEATLRELREQTGELLEEVRLLSHAIHPRVLDDLGLVPALEWLARRTREHTALEVQVDADLPGDPADMSDATAAALYRVAQESLRNVERHARAHVARVTLRAEADDVILEVVDDGRGFDVAEAEARRPGMGLFSMRERLGLVGGSFEISTAAGRGTRVRARAPRDSFAPRHTVPFSPPASELR